A portion of the Stigmatella aurantiaca DW4/3-1 genome contains these proteins:
- the rpmB gene encoding 50S ribosomal protein L28 codes for MAWKCDICGKRPLVGNNVSHANNKTKRRTLPNLQKIRASVEGRTERVLACTRCIKAGKVVKAA; via the coding sequence ATGGCGTGGAAGTGTGACATCTGTGGAAAGCGTCCGCTGGTGGGGAACAACGTCTCCCACGCGAACAACAAGACCAAGCGGCGGACCCTGCCGAACCTCCAGAAGATCCGGGCCAGCGTCGAGGGCCGGACCGAGCGCGTTCTGGCGTGCACCCGCTGCATCAAGGCGGGCAAGGTGGTGAAGGCCGCCTGA
- a CDS encoding NAD(P)-binding protein encodes MATQPARLQLPSGPSRHVYDVIVLGSQIGGALAAALLARRSHRVLLIEHDGTGTGYEHGGYVLPYTPSITPSLKAMPSVEEAFTELGLASTIQRNLRAHVPELQLILPRHRVDLHGDLTRRRAELGREFGETAEGLFSALSATTTQHEASDAFFKEQPNLPPDGMLETWKLNKKIRQHAGLEAHPRLSNNTPPGALLRGLQPFLTYLDKSSSPLALTRPLSQALQAPQRYPGGTEGLRELLVKRLSELGGDVLSRENSESFIVEELTFDGARFEGVKVLRSDIVYRASCLVAATDSGALRRLVTDRKRHRGLLEQLDASTTRSLLFAVNWVVPVEALPRGMGELLLIDTEDPELGAMLLQQHPARTAGGKEDEALRVLCAGVFIPASTRELGEEHLQKVAQRIDSHLDALMPFTQNQRVLHSVPYLDAGGVRGSRLMPHPLYSFEAEAFLGVTGLNQRTQAKNILLAGREVLPGLGLEGELLAGMRAARLVQEMLKKKNPLKG; translated from the coding sequence ATGGCGACGCAACCAGCCAGACTCCAGCTTCCCTCGGGCCCATCCCGGCACGTCTATGACGTGATTGTCCTGGGCAGCCAGATCGGCGGGGCCCTCGCGGCCGCGCTCCTGGCCCGGCGCAGCCACCGGGTCCTGTTGATCGAGCATGACGGCACGGGCACGGGCTACGAGCACGGGGGCTATGTCCTGCCATACACCCCGTCCATCACCCCGTCCCTGAAGGCCATGCCCTCGGTGGAGGAGGCCTTCACCGAGCTGGGCCTGGCCTCCACGATCCAGCGCAACCTTCGGGCCCACGTGCCCGAGCTCCAGCTCATCCTCCCGCGCCACCGGGTGGATCTGCACGGCGACCTGACCCGCCGCCGCGCGGAGCTGGGGCGCGAGTTCGGGGAGACGGCCGAGGGGCTGTTCTCGGCGCTCTCGGCCACCACCACCCAGCACGAGGCCAGCGACGCCTTCTTCAAGGAGCAGCCCAACCTGCCCCCAGACGGCATGCTCGAGACGTGGAAGCTCAACAAGAAGATCCGCCAGCACGCGGGGCTGGAGGCCCACCCCCGGCTGTCCAACAACACCCCTCCGGGGGCCCTGCTGCGCGGGCTGCAACCCTTTCTCACCTACCTGGACAAGTCCTCCTCGCCCCTGGCGCTCACCCGCCCCCTGTCCCAGGCGCTCCAGGCGCCCCAGCGCTATCCGGGTGGCACCGAGGGCCTGCGCGAGCTGCTGGTCAAGCGGCTGTCCGAGCTGGGCGGGGATGTGCTCAGCCGGGAGAACTCCGAGAGCTTCATCGTCGAGGAGCTCACCTTCGATGGGGCGCGCTTCGAGGGCGTGAAGGTGCTGCGCTCGGACATCGTCTATCGGGCCTCGTGCCTGGTGGCAGCCACGGACTCGGGCGCCCTGCGGCGGCTCGTCACGGACCGCAAGCGGCACCGGGGGCTGCTGGAACAACTGGATGCCTCGACCACCCGCTCGCTGCTGTTCGCGGTGAACTGGGTGGTGCCGGTGGAGGCGCTGCCCCGGGGCATGGGCGAGCTGTTGCTGATCGACACCGAGGACCCGGAGCTGGGCGCGATGCTGCTCCAGCAGCACCCGGCGCGCACCGCGGGCGGCAAGGAGGACGAGGCGCTGCGGGTGCTCTGCGCCGGGGTGTTCATCCCCGCCAGCACGCGGGAGCTGGGCGAGGAGCACCTCCAGAAGGTGGCCCAGCGGATCGACTCCCACCTGGACGCACTGATGCCTTTCACCCAGAACCAGCGGGTGCTGCACTCGGTGCCCTACCTGGACGCCGGGGGGGTGCGCGGAAGCAGGCTGATGCCCCACCCCCTCTATTCCTTCGAGGCGGAAGCCTTCTTGGGCGTCACGGGTTTGAACCAGCGCACGCAGGCGAAGAACATCCTGCTCGCGGGCCGCGAGGTGCTGCCAGGGCTCGGCCTGGAAGGGGAGCTGCTGGCGGGAATGCGGGCCGCGCGGCTGGTGCAGGAAATGCTCAAGAAAAAGAACCCCCTCAAGGGTTGA
- a CDS encoding HAD family hydrolase, producing MTAPPRLLAAIFDMDGTLVDNMRFHSEAWVSLSRRLGVEATAERFEREFAGKKNEEILPLLLGRHVPAEELHQLSEEKENHYRRLYTPHLALMRGAEELIARLRAARIHLAVATASPTANRQLVLDGLGIRSTFGRVVGAEEVVHGKPAPDIFLAAARGLGVEPAACVVFEDALNGIRAARAAGMMAVGITSTTPPELLREAGAHWTAPDFASLPPELEALLLASPHGKGASREDVV from the coding sequence ATGACCGCGCCCCCCCGACTGCTCGCCGCCATCTTCGACATGGATGGCACCCTCGTCGACAACATGCGCTTCCACTCCGAGGCGTGGGTCTCCCTCTCCCGCCGGCTGGGGGTGGAGGCCACCGCCGAGCGCTTCGAGCGCGAGTTCGCTGGGAAGAAGAACGAGGAGATCCTCCCGCTGCTCCTCGGCCGGCACGTGCCCGCCGAGGAATTGCACCAGCTGTCGGAGGAGAAAGAGAACCACTACCGGAGGCTCTACACCCCGCACCTGGCGCTCATGCGGGGGGCGGAGGAGCTCATCGCCCGGCTGCGCGCCGCCCGGATCCACCTCGCCGTGGCCACCGCTTCCCCCACGGCCAACCGCCAGCTGGTGCTCGATGGGCTGGGCATCCGGAGCACGTTCGGGCGGGTGGTGGGTGCGGAGGAGGTGGTCCACGGCAAGCCCGCCCCCGACATCTTCCTCGCCGCCGCGCGGGGCCTGGGCGTGGAGCCCGCCGCCTGTGTCGTCTTCGAGGACGCATTGAACGGCATTCGCGCGGCCCGGGCGGCGGGGATGATGGCGGTGGGCATCACGTCCACCACCCCCCCGGAGCTGCTCCGCGAGGCGGGCGCCCACTGGACGGCCCCGGATTTCGCCTCGCTTCCACCCGAGCTGGAAGCCCTGCTGCTGGCCTCCCCCCACGGGAAAGGCGCCAGCCGCGAAGACGTTGTGTAG
- a CDS encoding amino acid permease — MSEDRARQKEADAAQLQGLGYGQQLLRDMGGFSNFAVSFSIISILTGAVTLYGHGLRFGGPLVMGIGWPLVSLMTLAVAASLAQLASSFPTAGALYHWSAMLGGPRVGFFTAWFNTVGQFAITAGIDYGLAEFVADMLGWSRERGSVLPLYAAILTSHAVLNHVGVRAVAWLNNLSAWYHVAGVAVVIGALVVFAPKQDPAFLLTRFSTESNVYLYGFLIGLLQAQWTFTGYDASAHISEETVDPTRNAPWGIFLSVAVSAVVGYGLLLAVTLAITDLPAAAAAPNPFLHILYTALGPALGGALVWVTIGAMWFCGLSSITSNSRMLFAFARDNGLPASQQLASVSERFKSPYVAVWVSAVGAFLVALWSGAYAAMVALSTLALYASYALPIWVGFRARRSGIWSHQGPWDLGRWSAPINLLALAWCGTITVLFVLPPNELAGYTFAGALGLLAIYWWAAQRHTFVGPKVTLLKAPPVPGQGPSSAA, encoded by the coding sequence ATGAGTGAAGACAGGGCGCGGCAGAAAGAAGCCGATGCGGCACAGCTCCAGGGGCTGGGCTACGGACAGCAACTCCTTCGCGACATGGGAGGCTTCTCCAACTTCGCGGTCTCCTTCTCCATCATCTCCATCCTCACCGGCGCCGTGACGCTCTATGGGCACGGCCTGCGCTTCGGCGGCCCGCTCGTCATGGGGATCGGCTGGCCGCTGGTCTCGTTGATGACGCTCGCGGTGGCGGCGAGCCTGGCCCAGCTCGCCTCGTCCTTCCCCACGGCGGGCGCGCTGTACCACTGGTCGGCGATGCTGGGAGGCCCCCGGGTCGGGTTCTTCACCGCCTGGTTCAACACCGTCGGCCAGTTCGCCATCACCGCGGGCATCGACTACGGGTTGGCCGAGTTCGTCGCGGACATGCTCGGGTGGTCACGGGAACGCGGCTCCGTGCTGCCCCTGTACGCCGCCATCCTTACCTCGCACGCGGTGCTCAACCACGTGGGGGTGCGCGCGGTGGCCTGGCTCAACAACCTGTCGGCCTGGTACCACGTGGCCGGTGTGGCGGTGGTCATCGGCGCCCTCGTTGTGTTCGCCCCCAAGCAGGACCCCGCCTTCCTGCTCACCCGGTTCAGCACCGAGAGCAACGTCTACCTCTATGGGTTCCTCATCGGCCTGCTGCAAGCGCAGTGGACCTTCACTGGCTATGACGCGAGCGCCCACATCTCCGAGGAAACGGTGGACCCCACCCGGAACGCCCCCTGGGGCATCTTCCTCTCGGTGGCCGTGAGCGCGGTGGTGGGCTACGGGCTGCTCCTCGCCGTGACGCTGGCCATCACGGACTTGCCGGCGGCGGCGGCGGCCCCCAACCCCTTCCTCCACATTCTGTACACCGCGCTGGGCCCTGCCCTTGGAGGCGCGCTGGTGTGGGTGACGATCGGGGCCATGTGGTTCTGCGGCCTGTCCTCCATCACCTCCAACTCGCGCATGCTCTTCGCGTTCGCGCGCGACAACGGCCTGCCCGCCTCCCAGCAGCTCGCCAGCGTGTCCGAGCGCTTCAAGAGCCCTTACGTGGCCGTGTGGGTCAGCGCGGTGGGAGCGTTCCTCGTGGCCCTCTGGAGCGGCGCCTATGCCGCCATGGTGGCCCTCAGCACCCTGGCGCTCTATGCCTCCTATGCCCTGCCCATCTGGGTGGGGTTCCGGGCGCGCCGCAGCGGCATCTGGTCCCACCAGGGCCCCTGGGATCTGGGGCGATGGTCCGCCCCCATCAACCTGCTGGCGCTCGCGTGGTGTGGCACCATCACCGTGCTCTTCGTCCTGCCGCCCAACGAGCTGGCCGGCTACACCTTCGCTGGGGCGCTTGGCCTGCTGGCGATCTACTGGTGGGCCGCACAGCGCCACACGTTCGTGGGCCCCAAGGTGACCCTGCTCAAGGCGCCGCCAGTCCCCGGCCAGGGGCCCTCCTCCGCCGCATGA
- a CDS encoding prenyltransferase: MNPSQRWVYALKPASWPKVFVPAVLGQAVGAASAGRLSVGALAFGLLWMVADVAFIVLLNDWGDREVDALKRRMFPRGCSPKTIPDGILPARALLVAGLGAGGLALLLAGAAGALLERPLLLPLAALGLFVFAAYSLPPLRLNYRGGGEFLEMVGVGGVLPALHAYVQCGQWAPLELKLLAPGLLALCLSSALASGLSDEESDRAGGKHTVTTLLGNAVSRRASEALLVLGALLWLGAAGVSSAAFLRGGLVLGALLTLFFAGRVWRKSPPAVTNAFGAQAAYKLELHRAIWWATLALSAWVLAAGLGERR; the protein is encoded by the coding sequence GTGAACCCCTCGCAGCGATGGGTGTACGCGCTGAAACCCGCGAGTTGGCCGAAGGTGTTCGTCCCGGCGGTGCTGGGGCAGGCCGTGGGGGCGGCCAGCGCGGGCCGGCTGTCGGTGGGAGCGCTCGCCTTTGGCCTGCTCTGGATGGTCGCGGACGTCGCCTTCATCGTGCTGCTCAATGACTGGGGGGATCGCGAGGTGGATGCCCTCAAGCGCCGCATGTTCCCGCGCGGGTGCTCACCGAAAACCATCCCCGATGGCATTCTGCCCGCCCGGGCCCTGCTCGTGGCGGGTCTCGGGGCGGGGGGGCTGGCCCTGCTCCTCGCCGGGGCCGCCGGGGCGTTGCTGGAGCGTCCGTTGTTGCTCCCCCTGGCGGCGCTGGGCCTGTTCGTGTTTGCCGCCTATTCGTTGCCGCCCCTGCGGCTCAACTACCGGGGCGGGGGGGAGTTTCTGGAGATGGTGGGGGTGGGCGGCGTGCTCCCCGCCCTGCATGCCTATGTGCAGTGCGGCCAGTGGGCGCCGCTGGAGTTGAAGCTCCTGGCCCCGGGGCTGTTGGCGCTTTGCCTGTCGAGCGCCCTCGCCAGTGGGCTGTCCGACGAGGAGAGTGACCGGGCAGGGGGCAAGCACACCGTCACCACGCTCCTGGGCAACGCGGTGTCCCGCCGTGCCTCCGAGGCCCTTTTGGTGCTGGGGGCTTTGCTCTGGCTCGGGGCGGCAGGGGTGTCCAGCGCCGCATTTCTCCGGGGAGGTTTGGTGCTGGGTGCGCTGCTCACGCTATTCTTCGCGGGACGCGTATGGAGGAAGAGTCCGCCGGCGGTGACGAATGCGTTTGGTGCGCAAGCGGCCTACAAGTTGGAGCTGCACCGCGCCATCTGGTGGGCCACCCTCGCGCTGTCCGCGTGGGTGCTCGCCGCGGGCCTGGGTGAGCGACGGTGA
- a CDS encoding prenyltransferase, with protein sequence MTKAGALLRDWIQASRLPSQSYIALPLLLGQLIAVRSHGGALEYGTLAWVQLFGFFDQLFIVYANDWADQETDRRNQTATVFSGGSRVLVEGRISPRALGWAAVACAGALLAVSVGLAVAQNSPWLVPLALAALGLLWAYSYSPLRLSYRGGGELLQMVGVAGVLPLYGYLAQGGSPGAFPWPLAVSLLPTHLACSIATALPDEPSDRESLKRTVPVRLGGEGAVWTIAALNLLTLALAPLGWASVGLTAGWALLVPAAATFAVLCLRPAPPGSWLIQVRVAACITATLAVVGLPLLGLAVR encoded by the coding sequence GTGACGAAGGCAGGGGCGCTGCTCCGGGATTGGATTCAGGCGTCCCGGTTGCCCTCGCAGTCGTATATCGCGCTTCCGTTGTTGCTCGGGCAGCTCATCGCGGTGCGCTCGCATGGGGGCGCGCTCGAGTACGGGACGCTGGCATGGGTGCAGCTCTTCGGGTTCTTCGATCAGCTCTTCATCGTCTACGCCAATGACTGGGCGGACCAGGAGACGGATCGCCGCAATCAGACGGCCACCGTCTTCTCGGGGGGCTCCCGGGTGCTGGTCGAGGGGCGGATCTCCCCCCGGGCACTGGGCTGGGCGGCCGTGGCGTGCGCGGGCGCGTTGCTGGCCGTGTCGGTGGGATTGGCGGTGGCCCAGAACTCGCCGTGGCTCGTGCCGTTGGCCCTCGCCGCGCTCGGGCTGTTGTGGGCCTACAGCTATTCCCCCCTGAGGCTCTCGTATCGAGGGGGCGGAGAACTCCTTCAGATGGTGGGGGTCGCGGGAGTGCTCCCGCTCTACGGCTACCTCGCGCAGGGAGGCTCACCCGGAGCGTTTCCCTGGCCCCTGGCCGTGTCGTTGCTGCCCACCCATCTGGCCTGTTCCATCGCCACCGCGCTCCCGGACGAGCCCTCGGATCGGGAGAGCCTCAAGCGCACGGTGCCCGTCAGGCTCGGGGGCGAGGGCGCGGTGTGGACCATCGCGGCGCTGAACCTGCTCACGCTCGCGCTGGCGCCGCTCGGGTGGGCGTCCGTGGGGTTGACGGCGGGCTGGGCGCTCCTCGTTCCTGCCGCTGCCACCTTCGCGGTGCTGTGCTTGCGCCCCGCGCCCCCCGGCTCCTGGCTCATCCAGGTCCGGGTCGCGGCCTGCATCACCGCGACCCTGGCCGTGGTGGGACTGCCCCTCCTGGGCTTGGCGGTCCGGTGA
- a CDS encoding lycopene cyclase domain-containing protein, translated as MTYDFLVLALLFLVPGAFIWLLRPDLRGLIGRTVPLSLPFAATEWLFYPEYWAPRFLFGLADRLGFGIEDVLFVAGLGAFSSTAYAVAFRRGVVPTGSLPSRPWRRAVGAIVAVLALAGGLRAVGLPILYAAVTAMGAGAVGVLKARPDLWGPGLLGALVSMVLYLGLCLIFAALVPGVFERAWRPSLLLPGRFLGVPFDELLYGWGAGLAATVFPAWAFGFGFTPLRSR; from the coding sequence ATGACATACGACTTCCTGGTGCTGGCGTTGCTGTTTCTGGTACCGGGCGCCTTCATCTGGCTGCTGCGGCCGGACTTGCGTGGGCTGATAGGGAGGACGGTTCCGCTCTCGCTCCCGTTCGCGGCGACGGAGTGGCTCTTCTATCCGGAGTACTGGGCCCCGAGGTTCCTGTTCGGGTTGGCGGACCGGCTCGGGTTCGGCATCGAAGACGTGCTGTTTGTTGCCGGGCTGGGCGCCTTTTCCTCCACCGCCTATGCCGTCGCCTTCCGCCGGGGGGTGGTGCCCACGGGGAGTCTTCCCTCCAGGCCGTGGCGGCGGGCAGTGGGGGCCATCGTGGCCGTGCTGGCCCTGGCGGGAGGCTTGCGGGCGGTGGGTCTGCCCATCCTCTACGCCGCCGTCACGGCGATGGGGGCGGGCGCCGTGGGGGTGTTGAAGGCGCGGCCAGATCTGTGGGGGCCGGGTCTCCTGGGCGCCCTGGTGTCGATGGTGCTCTACCTGGGGCTGTGCCTGATCTTCGCGGCGCTCGTTCCTGGGGTCTTCGAGCGCGCGTGGCGGCCGAGCCTCCTGCTGCCGGGCAGGTTCCTGGGGGTTCCGTTCGATGAGCTGCTGTACGGATGGGGCGCGGGGCTCGCCGCCACGGTGTTTCCGGCGTGGGCCTTCGGCTTCGGTTTCACCCCGCTCCGGAGCCGGTGA
- a CDS encoding L-dopachrome tautomerase-related protein, which yields MKTLLPSLIAAVAVFGSPLAPLAQAAPPTLTIAAESRGMIWNGAAVDDQGRMLVSAPRWTGSQGPSVAEIDAKGQPVPFPDAAWNDWQPGKDPSKGFINVNAIHRGENHDLWVVDTGASDFGGTVVPGGAKLVRIDLKTRQVARVYVLGPEAATANSYVDDIRFHGRQAYLTDAGRPGIIVLNLDTGAARRVLDQSPFTTAPDDRPITLGGKTVLAPEGQPLKVHSDPLEVSPDGRWLYFAPLAGPLWRIETRWLDDPRVDPATLASHVERWFDLPAVGGTAMDRKGNLYFTDLATSSLRKLTPDRRVETVLTDPRLHWADAPYLDRRGTLWLPVPQMDRVALFNNRESKIEWPIRLYRVDLPKP from the coding sequence ATGAAAACCCTCCTCCCCTCGCTCATCGCGGCCGTTGCCGTGTTCGGCAGTCCCCTCGCCCCCCTGGCCCAGGCCGCTCCCCCCACGCTCACCATCGCCGCGGAGAGCCGCGGGATGATCTGGAACGGCGCCGCCGTGGACGACCAGGGCCGCATGCTGGTCAGTGCCCCCCGCTGGACCGGCTCCCAGGGGCCCTCCGTCGCGGAGATCGACGCCAAGGGCCAGCCCGTGCCCTTTCCCGATGCCGCCTGGAACGACTGGCAACCGGGCAAGGACCCCAGCAAGGGCTTCATCAACGTCAATGCCATCCACCGGGGCGAGAACCATGACCTCTGGGTGGTCGATACCGGCGCCTCGGACTTCGGGGGCACCGTGGTGCCCGGAGGGGCCAAGCTCGTTCGCATCGACCTGAAGACGCGGCAGGTCGCACGGGTCTATGTCTTGGGACCCGAGGCGGCGACGGCGAACAGCTACGTCGATGACATCCGCTTCCACGGCCGGCAGGCCTATCTGACCGACGCGGGCCGGCCGGGCATCATCGTGTTGAACCTCGACACCGGCGCGGCGCGGCGCGTCCTGGACCAGAGCCCCTTCACCACGGCGCCGGACGATCGCCCCATCACGCTCGGCGGCAAGACGGTCCTGGCCCCCGAGGGCCAGCCCCTCAAGGTCCACTCGGATCCGCTGGAAGTCAGCCCGGATGGACGCTGGCTCTACTTCGCACCGCTCGCGGGGCCGCTCTGGCGCATCGAGACGCGCTGGCTGGATGACCCTCGCGTCGACCCCGCCACCCTGGCGTCGCACGTGGAGCGTTGGTTCGACCTGCCCGCCGTGGGCGGCACCGCCATGGACCGCAAGGGCAACCTCTACTTCACCGACCTGGCCACCAGCAGCCTGCGCAAGCTCACGCCGGATCGCCGCGTGGAGACCGTCCTCACGGACCCGCGCCTGCACTGGGCGGATGCCCCCTACCTCGACCGCCGGGGCACCCTGTGGCTACCGGTCCCCCAGATGGACCGGGTGGCCCTCTTCAACAACCGGGAGTCCAAGATCGAGTGGCCCATCCGCCTCTACCGCGTGGACCTGCCGAAGCCGTGA
- a CDS encoding LysR family transcriptional regulator — protein MVRFEDLQVFVAAADAGSFSAASRVLNVTPAVASTAMKRLEQALEVRLFIRSTRSLRLTDEGERYLVHARLALRALEDGRMTVARRKGDLTGTLKLSVPSDFGRNVLLPWLDEFQSTFPKLTVQLRVSDRVADLYRQPVDVAIRYGTLEDSALVSQPLAPTNRRVLCAAPAYLARHGAPETLEGLRRHNCLRFTLGDGVHDRWSFQGPKGLEVITVDGNRFCDDADVVRRWALAGQGIVYKSFLDLAGDLKAGRLVPLLPAYKGEPTPLQLVCAHRSLLSPAVGRLRDFLKARCEALLATMEALLAPPTAPRR, from the coding sequence ATGGTCCGGTTCGAAGACCTTCAAGTGTTCGTCGCGGCAGCGGATGCGGGCAGCTTCTCCGCCGCCTCTCGCGTGTTGAACGTGACGCCGGCCGTGGCCAGCACGGCCATGAAGCGGCTGGAGCAGGCGCTGGAGGTCCGTCTGTTCATCCGCTCCACCCGAAGCCTGCGCCTGACCGATGAAGGGGAGCGCTACCTGGTGCATGCCCGCCTCGCGCTGAGGGCGCTCGAGGATGGGCGCATGACCGTGGCCCGGAGAAAGGGGGACCTGACCGGGACGCTCAAGCTGTCGGTGCCCTCGGATTTCGGGCGCAACGTGCTGCTGCCGTGGCTGGACGAGTTCCAGAGCACGTTTCCGAAGCTCACCGTGCAGCTGCGTGTCAGTGATCGCGTGGCCGATCTGTACCGGCAGCCGGTGGACGTCGCCATTCGCTACGGGACGCTGGAGGACTCGGCGCTGGTGTCGCAGCCCCTGGCTCCCACCAACCGCAGGGTGTTGTGCGCGGCCCCTGCCTACCTCGCGCGCCATGGCGCTCCCGAGACCTTGGAGGGGCTGCGCCGCCACAACTGCCTCCGGTTCACGCTCGGGGACGGGGTGCATGACCGCTGGAGCTTTCAGGGGCCCAAGGGGCTCGAGGTCATCACCGTGGATGGCAACCGGTTCTGCGATGACGCCGACGTGGTTCGCCGGTGGGCCCTGGCGGGACAGGGCATCGTCTACAAGTCGTTTCTGGACCTGGCGGGGGACCTGAAGGCCGGGCGCCTCGTGCCCCTTCTCCCCGCATATAAAGGAGAGCCCACCCCATTGCAGTTGGTCTGCGCGCACCGCTCGCTGCTCTCGCCCGCGGTGGGCCGGCTGCGCGACTTCCTGAAAGCCCGCTGTGAAGCCTTGCTCGCCACGATGGAGGCGTTGCTGGCGCCGCCTACAGCTCCTCGTCGCTGA
- a CDS encoding DUF523 domain-containing protein translates to MTREERQAALRESRVVLVSACLLGHACRYDGLSKGSDRVSRALAGKEVVPICPETGAGMGTPRPAVVLRGGTGEAVLAGQAQAVERESGQDQTAAFRRGAELALAAARRFGATVAVLKERSPSCGSQGTYVGERLVQGRGVTAALLHASGIILLSDEEL, encoded by the coding sequence GTGACGCGTGAAGAGCGGCAAGCGGCGCTGCGGGAGTCCCGGGTGGTCCTGGTGAGCGCCTGTTTGCTGGGCCACGCGTGCCGCTACGATGGACTGTCGAAGGGCTCGGACCGGGTGAGCCGGGCCCTGGCGGGCAAGGAGGTGGTGCCCATCTGCCCGGAAACGGGCGCGGGGATGGGAACCCCCAGGCCCGCGGTGGTCCTTCGCGGCGGAACCGGCGAGGCCGTCCTGGCAGGGCAGGCCCAGGCGGTGGAGCGCGAGTCCGGCCAGGACCAGACGGCGGCGTTCCGGCGGGGGGCGGAGCTGGCCCTGGCGGCGGCCCGGCGCTTCGGGGCCACCGTGGCGGTGCTCAAGGAGCGCAGCCCCTCCTGTGGAAGCCAGGGCACCTACGTGGGCGAGCGCCTCGTGCAAGGCCGGGGGGTCACGGCCGCCCTGCTGCACGCCTCGGGCATCATCCTCCTCAGCGACGAGGAGCTGTAG
- the purN gene encoding phosphoribosylglycinamide formyltransferase, protein MSAARARLGVLVSGSGSNLQALLDASARGDYPAEIACVVSNVPTAYALERARRAGVPAVALDSKAFGSRAAFEQALGETLRTAQVEWVCLAGFMRLLSADFLAGFPGRVLNIHPSLLPAFPGLHAQRQALERGVKITGCTVHFVDAGTDTGPILAQAAVPVLPGDDEASLSARILSEEHKLFPLAVRLAVTGKVTLEGACTRVAAPPATQGLCLHNPGMPG, encoded by the coding sequence ATGAGCGCGGCGCGGGCGCGGCTCGGAGTGCTCGTGTCCGGCAGCGGCAGCAACCTGCAGGCGCTGCTGGATGCGAGCGCGCGAGGGGATTACCCCGCGGAGATCGCCTGCGTGGTGTCCAACGTGCCCACGGCGTACGCACTGGAGCGGGCGCGCCGGGCGGGTGTACCGGCGGTGGCCCTGGACTCCAAGGCATTCGGCTCCCGGGCCGCCTTCGAGCAGGCCCTCGGGGAGACGCTGCGGACCGCCCAGGTCGAATGGGTGTGCCTTGCGGGCTTCATGCGGCTCTTGAGCGCGGACTTCCTGGCGGGCTTTCCGGGGCGAGTGCTGAACATCCACCCTTCCCTGCTGCCCGCCTTCCCGGGGCTCCATGCACAGCGCCAGGCCCTGGAGCGCGGCGTGAAGATCACCGGGTGCACGGTGCACTTCGTGGACGCGGGCACGGACACGGGCCCCATTCTCGCCCAGGCGGCGGTGCCAGTGCTGCCGGGCGATGACGAGGCCAGCTTGAGCGCGCGCATCCTCTCGGAGGAGCACAAGCTCTTCCCGCTGGCGGTGCGGCTGGCCGTGACGGGCAAGGTGACCCTGGAGGGGGCATGCACGCGGGTGGCGGCGCCTCCCGCGACGCAGGGGCTGTGCCTGCACAACCCGGGGATGCCCGGGTGA
- the purM gene encoding phosphoribosylformylglycinamidine cyclo-ligase encodes MTTYKQSGVDIEAGDAFVERIKPYAARTVRPEVVSGVGGFGGLFALPPGKYREPVLVSGTDGVGTKLKVAFLAGRHGTVGIDLVAMSVNDILTCGAEPLFFLDYFATSRLEVDAASEVVKGIALGCEQAGCTLLGGETAEMPGFYGRGEYDLAGFCVGVVERSEIIDGRSIAPGDVVLGLPSSGLHSNGYSLARKVLLDDRKLALEATPEGLDRPLAEALLEPTRIYVKDIQALLKVVKVKGMAHITGSGIPGNLPRCLPDGTRAVLSEKAWARPALFDVIARLGGVPRDEMFSTFNMGLGFTVVVAKEDVDAALRTLNARGVKATAVGRVEQGSGEATAVIEP; translated from the coding sequence GTGACGACCTACAAGCAATCCGGAGTGGACATCGAGGCGGGGGACGCGTTCGTCGAGCGAATCAAGCCCTATGCCGCGCGCACGGTACGCCCGGAGGTGGTGTCCGGTGTGGGTGGATTCGGCGGACTGTTCGCCCTTCCTCCGGGAAAGTACCGGGAGCCGGTCCTGGTGTCCGGCACGGATGGGGTGGGCACGAAGCTGAAGGTGGCCTTTCTGGCGGGGCGGCACGGCACGGTGGGCATCGACCTGGTGGCCATGTCGGTGAACGACATCCTCACCTGTGGCGCCGAGCCCCTGTTCTTCCTGGACTACTTCGCCACCTCGCGGCTGGAGGTGGACGCGGCCTCCGAGGTGGTGAAGGGCATCGCGCTCGGGTGTGAGCAGGCCGGGTGCACGCTGCTGGGCGGCGAGACGGCCGAGATGCCGGGGTTCTACGGCCGTGGAGAGTATGATCTCGCCGGCTTCTGCGTGGGCGTGGTGGAACGCTCGGAGATCATCGATGGGCGGAGCATTGCCCCCGGAGACGTGGTTCTCGGCCTTCCCTCCTCGGGCCTGCATTCCAACGGCTACTCGCTGGCACGCAAGGTGCTTCTGGACGACCGGAAGCTGGCCCTGGAGGCCACGCCCGAGGGGCTGGACCGGCCCCTGGCGGAGGCCCTGCTGGAGCCCACGCGCATCTACGTGAAGGACATCCAGGCCCTGCTGAAGGTAGTGAAGGTGAAGGGGATGGCGCACATCACCGGCAGCGGCATTCCCGGCAACCTGCCCCGGTGCCTGCCGGACGGGACGCGCGCGGTGCTCAGCGAGAAGGCGTGGGCCCGGCCCGCGCTGTTCGATGTCATCGCCCGGCTGGGAGGCGTTCCCCGGGACGAGATGTTCTCCACCTTCAACATGGGCCTGGGGTTCACCGTGGTGGTGGCGAAGGAGGACGTGGACGCGGCGCTGCGCACGCTGAACGCGCGCGGGGTGAAGGCCACCGCGGTGGGACGGGTGGAGCAGGGCTCGGGCGAAGCCACGGCGGTCATCGAGCCATGA